In Edaphobacter aggregans, the sequence CCCAGACAGGGGCCACAGCCCTTCATTCATAAAATGAATCACGGGAAACTCCTGGAGTAAGGCTAGGTGATCGTCTCATCAATTACAGTCGATTCTTCGTTCAACGTCATTTGTGGCCGCTCCTGGTTAAATATGTTTATCCCCAATCTTCTGGGGGTCGCTGACGGGGAAGTTCTTATCTGATGCATATAGATTAATTGTGGCGCACATCTCTGCGGATACGCTCCGACATGCGGAAGATTCTGGGGCTGGCGCATAGATCTCGCTATTGTGTCGGCAAGTTATCGATTCTGCCACTTACGTGCATATGATACTGCTACGGACTGTAATCTCTGTGAACAGCTTGTCTCTCATGACGGCCGACCCAGTCCAGATTCAGAGTTGCCATCAGAGTTCGCCTGGATCTTCTCGCCAACCCCATAATCCTCGCTGCCGCTGGCACCCGTACGTTGCGTTGGCGCGTCCCCAAGTTGAAGAAGCCCTTCATTGGACTCCAGCTCCGACATCTGTTCTCCTTTTCAAATTATGCACTCCGCCCAAAGACTATTCGCCGATGAATAATTACGCCTTTTGATCGTGCGCGCCTGGAGAGGATCGACGGCCAACGGCACGGGATGATTCATGAAAATGGATTTGCGACAGCGTTGCCGACGATCACCGAAGACTTGGAATACATGTCGAAGACCGCATGGTTCTTTATGGGCTTGGTAAACCAAAAATTTGGCCTAAGACTCGATACGCGGCGGCTTATGGGTTTGCAGACAGCTAAGCCTCAAGAAGTGCCAACCGCGTTATCCTCCGATTTATCCCCAGGCACGACTCGACATCGTCTGTAGGTGTACTGGGGATTCCGTCAGAAAACCGACAATCGTCTAGAAGATTTCTCTTGCATATTCAACGTTTTCTGATAGCCTTGTCGAACTCTGCCGGTCGGTACACTGCACCACGCAACCTATTCTAGGCTCCGCAGAAGCCGATCCGATTTTGAACCTTGCTGAGAAATTCATAATTGGAGTGTGCATCCGTGTCCCGCCGCAATAGCCAAGCGTCGTCGAATTCATTAGAGCATCCGCGTATGCCAGTCGCCATAGGACGAGCGCTCCCACATGTGATCCGGGTTTGTCGTAGAGGCCGCAGACCAAGGCCAACTGTCCCAAACATCCTAAGACGGCGAGAGCATAACGCTAATTCTCGGTGCAAAACAATCGGATGATCAGGTAGTCGGCCACGCAGGAACGTATGAGGCACTTAAGGCCCAACAACGAGCTTTTTATACCCAAGCGAACGAGCCGTGCATGCTGATTTCATGATGCCTTCGTCGGCCAGGAAAAGAAATGCAGAGATCTTGCCAAAGTGCCTGGTCGTGAATTTGCTCACCGGTCTTCGTTTCCAACATGTCGCGCAGACTGGAGGATCGGCTGCCGTCAAAACCGCCCGAATATGGTTGCACCGGTTCAGACTACTTGAAGGGATCGACGACAATAGCTTTATTGAGGCCTGGCTCTACGACAGCTTCGGCAATCCGACCCTCCACCAACTCCGATCCAAGAAATTGACGCCGGAAGGAGTTTTGACGAGGCGCCGGCTCGGATGTCAGATCGGACGGATTCAGTTTCACTGCCACACCCGGGCTCAATGTGCAGTTGTTCGCTGTTTTCGGGGTCTGGTCCGGAGGGATCCACCGGCGGCCCGCGTAGGAGGACATCGATGCCGCACGAAGTGTGTCTTGTCGAACCAGCTGGCGTGACCCCGCAGTTAAGCTTGAGCCGAATGCTCAGGCCAGAGGATGGCTATCGTTGCAAGTGCGAATGCTGGACTTCTTTTTCCGCTGGACCAAACTTTCTCGGCGCTCAATTGCTGCTGGCCGTCGCAGTCCCGGAATGCTGGGCCGCGATCAGCTTTTTCCGCACTCAATCTTGCAATCAGGGTCGAACGCCGACCCTGGCCGTCGTCCCTAGCGAATCCAGCGAAGAACTGCTGCGTAGCGCTTCGGATGCGTCAGATGACTTTATGTTCTGGCCCATTCGCGAACAGGAACTGCTGGAACGGGTGAAGCGCTTAATCGGCGCAGCCACGCGCGACAAAGACACGGTGCAGGGGGTGCTCACCGAAGAATTGGGACTTGAACAAGTGATCGGCTCGTCTCCGGCTTTTATTGAACTCCTCGCACAACTCACTCGGATGGGACCAAGCGAAGCCCCAGTGCTGATCACCGGAGAGACGGGCACGGGCAAGGAAGTATGCGCCCGTTCCATCCATCTGTTGAGCCGGCGGCGGCAACAACCTTTCATTCCGGTCGATTGCGGAGCGATACCTGAACATCTGGCAGAGAGCGAGCTTTTTGGCCATGCACGCGGCGCTTTTACTGATGCCCACCGCGACCATAAGGGGCTAGTCTCTCTGGCCGATGGAGGCACTCTTTTTTTGGACGAGATCGATGCACTTTCCTTGAACATGCAGGCCAAGTTCTTGCGTTTTATTCAGGAGAGCACTTATAGGCCGGTTGGCGGCGAGCAGTTTTGCCGAGCCAATGTTCGGGTCATCGCGGCCACTAACCGTAGGCTTGAGCAGTCTGTTCTGGACAGGCAATTTCGAAACGATCTCTATTTTCGCCTGAATGTTTTGCGCTTATCCGTTCCCCCTTTGCGAGAAAGGCGTGGAGATATAGCGCTGCTTGCAAGATATTTTCTTGAGAAGCTCGGGGGCTCAGGGGTGCCGGCACGCAAATGGTTATCGCCAGTAGCTTTAAGGAAGTTGGAGGACTACGACTGGCCCGGCAACGTTCGCGAAGTAAGTAACGTAATGCAGCGCGCCATCGTGCTCTCGCCTGGATCTCAGATTCTTCCCTGTCACATCCTTCTTTCCACCGGCGATCCTCGCGGTATCGAGTGTACCCCGTCCCCGTCTAACTTCCGCTGCGCCAAGTCGAAGGCAATCGAAGCTTTCGAGCGGCAGTACGTCCTCGACCTTCTGCAGAAGCACGACGGCAACATCACTCGGGCAGCCCGAGATGCAGACAAGGATCGCCGCGCCTTCGGCCGATTAGCCCAGAAATATAAGTGGGACACCAGCCTCTAGCCAGGCAGGTTGCTGAAACTCCATTTTCAAAAGTCCAAATAATTTGTGCGGAAGGCGATTGCCTGGATATTCCACAGGCTTTGAGCAAGTGGGTCGATTTCATCCCATCTCTGGGTCGAATCGAGCCCACCCTCGCTTCCCCGTGTACAGATCGGGTTCGGACTGCCTTGGATGTGCGGGAAGAAAAGAGACCAGGGCTCTTTCTTACCCGGCTGCTGTTCGTACGTCGACGTGTTCCGGTGACTCTGCCTTATTTTTCAGAGGTGCGAGACCAGTAGCGGTGTGGAGAAGCAATTGCTAGGCAGGGGGTACCGCGTGTGATTAAGGAGAGAGCTTGCCACGCAAGACTTCGACTCCGACATCAGAGTTGGCAAGGGAGATATTGAGCTACTTCCTTCGAAACCCACAAGCTGCGGACAGCCTGGAGGGTGTGACGCGGTGGCGCTTACTGGAAGAGAGAGTGCACCGCCAGCTGGAGGACACTGACTTAGCTTTGGGGTGGTTGGTTAGCCATGGCTTCCTGGTGAAGATTTCTTCGCAGTGGACCGAAGCTGTTTATCGATTGAACGAGGGGAACCGCGGCGATGCAGAGGAATTCATAATCGAAAACGAGAAAGGTAAGCGCAAATCGCGCTGAAGCTGAATTGATTTATGTCAACCTATGCAGCGATTGCCGGTACCTGCGAAGCGGTAGTCAGGCTGCTCCGTTGCAATTATGACCCAACGAAGTTCAATGGAGCTATGTTGGATTTTCAGGTTTACGTGGCTAATGACTTCACCACCCCCATGGAAGAGGGCGTGTCAGTGTTTTTGTATCGGATCTACCAGAACGGCACGCACCGAACACCAACAGGCCGCCTGCTGCCCGATGGCACCAGGCAAGCGACTATGTTGCCCCTCGACCTTCATTTTCTCCTAACCGCGTGGGCTAAGAAGGCCTCGCTGCAAAATGAAATCGCCGGTTGGATGATGCGTGTAATGGAAGACAATGCAATCCTTCCTGCCAGCATGTTGAATGCTTACCAGCCGAACGTCTTCCGGCCGGATGAGGCAGTGGATCTGACTTTCACCGAACTTAGCGTGGAAGATATGTTCCGAGTGTGGGAAACCATGATCGGTCACGTTTATCAACTTTCCGTGCCGTACCAGGCGCGCATGCTCGAGATTGAGTCGTTGGTGTCGATACCGCCCGAAGGCAGGCCGGTACAAGGGCGCACGTCCGATATACGCCTGATCAGCACATAGCCATCGGTTCGCAGTGACGTTACGGTTCGAGTCGTTAAGGAACTACTTATGGCATCCACAGGTCCGGGAATCCCGCTGGAGCAAGTCTTTGTATTTACGGTGCTCGGCATCCAGTTTTGGGATCAGACATTGGACCAACCGATTACCGATGGTCTCACGGTGACGGCCCAACTGCGGGGCACGGACTATCCGCTGGTGACCGCTTTTCGCACCGCCTCAGGCGCGTATGCGTTTCAGGGACTCCCATGCCTGCATGACGTCGAATACCCTGTGGGCGGGAGCCAGGTCTCAACCAGCCCGCAAAAGACTTTTTCATTTGTAATTACAGTTGCGGATTCTCTCGAGCGATTTCTGCCCACACTTTTTGCGCTGGATCTTCCCTTGGACTATCCGGGCCTCTTCTTGAGCAATGAAATAGGAAGTCCCGTGGGAATGGGAGCTCGAGCTTATCTGTTTTCGGCGCCAACCCGCGCAGCCGCTGTAGGAATTAGCGTGATTCGGGTCAACCTTTGGGACCACGACAGGAACCAGGCCGCCGCGTATGCCGCGCTTCAAGTGTCCGTCGGCGGCCAGCAGTGGACAGGTATTGCAGATGGCCAGGGCAGGTCGCAAGTCCAGTTCCCATCACCCTTGCTGCAGAGTCTCAGTCTCGGCTCTCCGCCTGGCAGCGGACAAGGTCCGACGTCATCCGTAAGCTGGCCTATTCAAATAAGAGTGCTATATGAGCCGGCGCAGCTGCGCTTCCTGTTACAAGGTGTGCCGGATGTTGTCTGGCCGAGGAAGAGCACGCCCAGCTTAAAGAGCATTCTGGACGAGCAGCAGCCGGCTCTGGTCTGGCAGCAGGCAGTTGGACCTCCGGTGCCGGAGTGGACCGGAACACTCAGTTACGGCACGCCGCTTGTTGTGCGCACTATCTTAAGCGACCCCACGCAGATTTCTTCGGTTCTGATGATTTCACAAAGCACTTCGCCCTAACAAAGGAGGCATGCCATGCCTGAGTATTTGGCACCCGGCGTCTATGTTGAAGAAGTTGAATTCAGTCCCAACAGCATTGGCGGCGCCAGCACCACTATCACGGGTTTCATAGGCCCGACGCTGTTTGGTCCTCCTTACGGAGTTTCGGAGCTGCTCACCAGTTATGCCGACTTTGAGGCCATTTACGGCGGCCTCGACCCGCTGCAGTTTGAGGACGCCGGCGAGGAAACCATTAATTACCTGGCTCAGAACGTACGCGCCTTCTTTCAGAATGGCGGTCAGCAGATCTATGTGGTGCGCACGTTTTCCTCCGTGGCGCGAGGCATGGAGGAAGAAGAGTCAAGCCAAGTCTATCAACCCTTTGGAACTCAATGCTGCGCTTCGGCGACTATAGCGGACACTGCTTCCGGTTCGCCGGCGGATTCCATTCAGCTCTTTGCAAGATATCCAGGTAGTATCTGCGGCGACGGTAACTTAACCCTGACCTTCACCGTCTACACCACTAAAAACGTGCTCTCGGGCAAGCCGCACAATCCTTTGCTCCCATCAGGTCCCAAGGACCCGGTGTTGCTTGGCGTCAACAACTACGACACCGTCTGGATTCAGCAGAATGAAGGCTCTCCAGCGATGGCGGCTATTTATTGGGCGGAGAAATATCTCAATCCAGTGACACAGCAATGGGATTGGCAATTTCACGCCGAGGGTGGTGGCGTCCCTCTGCAATTGTCAGCCTTGCAGCCGGCCCAGACTGGAGTGACGGGCGACGTGGTGCAGGTCGTAACTGTTTCGGTGACAGTGGCTTTTGGCGGCGCTTTCCCGCGCTCAATTTCTTACCCCGGCCTCACGTTCCATCCCGCTTCACCCACTTCACTTTCCACCTTTTTTGCACTCAAGCCTAACTCTCGCTCCCAGGCGCTCACTGTGCCTCTAGTGTTTGATCCGCAGAGTCAGTTCGCAGATGGACCCACGATCGCCAGGATCATGCTCACACAGCCACGAAGCCTACCGGAGATAGGGCGATTGAAGAGGCTTTTGAATTTCGGCCCGCTCGGTAGCCCCCCGGCCCCGAATCTTGACCTCTCCATTCTCGGCACTCTCGGGTACCCCCAACTTGCTAACACCGACCGCCAGTTCCAGGTCGCGCTGACCGGCGGACTCGATGGCTTTTGGCCCACCCCGCGGTATTACGAAGGGGATGATTCCGACCCCACCGCAAAGACAGGGCTGAAATCCTTCGAGGACCTTACCGACATTTCCATTGTCGCCGCGCCCGGTTCGACTGCGGCCAACGAAGACCTGGCCTCTGATCTCGACATGGCCGACAAATTGACAATTGCCGGCCTGCTGATCACCCATTGCGAGCAGATGCTTTATCGGGTCGCAGTCCTCGACTCGATCAACGGGCAGGACCTCACCGATGTGGCAGCATACCGCGGACAGCTGGATTCAAAATACGCTGCACTCTATTACCCGTGGGTTAGGATTGTCGATCCCG encodes:
- a CDS encoding sigma-54-dependent Fis family transcriptional regulator, which codes for MPHEVCLVEPAGVTPQLSLSRMLRPEDGYRCKCECWTSFSAGPNFLGAQLLLAVAVPECWAAISFFRTQSCNQGRTPTLAVVPSESSEELLRSASDASDDFMFWPIREQELLERVKRLIGAATRDKDTVQGVLTEELGLEQVIGSSPAFIELLAQLTRMGPSEAPVLITGETGTGKEVCARSIHLLSRRRQQPFIPVDCGAIPEHLAESELFGHARGAFTDAHRDHKGLVSLADGGTLFLDEIDALSLNMQAKFLRFIQESTYRPVGGEQFCRANVRVIAATNRRLEQSVLDRQFRNDLYFRLNVLRLSVPPLRERRGDIALLARYFLEKLGGSGVPARKWLSPVALRKLEDYDWPGNVREVSNVMQRAIVLSPGSQILPCHILLSTGDPRGIECTPSPSNFRCAKSKAIEAFERQYVLDLLQKHDGNITRAARDADKDRRAFGRLAQKYKWDTSL
- a CDS encoding DUF4255 domain-containing protein, with the translated sequence MSTYAAIAGTCEAVVRLLRCNYDPTKFNGAMLDFQVYVANDFTTPMEEGVSVFLYRIYQNGTHRTPTGRLLPDGTRQATMLPLDLHFLLTAWAKKASLQNEIAGWMMRVMEDNAILPASMLNAYQPNVFRPDEAVDLTFTELSVEDMFRVWETMIGHVYQLSVPYQARMLEIESLVSIPPEGRPVQGRTSDIRLIST
- a CDS encoding phage tail sheath subtilisin-like domain-containing protein encodes the protein MAPGVYVEEVEFSPNSIGGASTTITGFIGPTLFGPPYGVSELLTSYADFEAIYGGLDPLQFEDAGEETINYLAQNVRAFFQNGGQQIYVVRTFSSVARGMEEEESSQVYQPFGTQCCASATIADTASGSPADSIQLFARYPGSICGDGNLTLTFTVYTTKNVLSGKPHNPLLPSGPKDPVLLGVNNYDTVWIQQNEGSPAMAAIYWAEKYLNPVTQQWDWQFHAEGGGVPLQLSALQPAQTGVTGDVVQVVTVSVTVAFGGAFPRSISYPGLTFHPASPTSLSTFFALKPNSRSQALTVPLVFDPQSQFADGPTIARIMLTQPRSLPEIGRLKRLLNFGPLGSPPAPNLDLSILGTLGYPQLANTDRQFQVALTGGLDGFWPTPRYYEGDDSDPTAKTGLKSFEDLTDISIVAAPGSTAANEDLASDLDMADKLTIAGLLITHCEQMLYRVAVLDSINGQDLTDVAAYRGQLDSKYAALYYPWVRIVDPVSENEINLPPSGFVAGLYVANDIATGVHKAPANMVVDLAIGFELMLNKAQQDVLNPLGINCFRFFEGRGYRLWGARTISSDSQWMYVNVRRYFCYLEHSIDLGTQWVVFEPNNQALWARVAQSASSFLYTEWQAGHLMGTKPEQAYFVRCDQSTMTQYDLDNGRLICLIGVAPVEPAEFVIFRIGQWTASLTS